One genomic region from Euleptes europaea isolate rEulEur1 chromosome 6, rEulEur1.hap1, whole genome shotgun sequence encodes:
- the LOC130479744 gene encoding olfactory receptor 1020-like: MAGGNCTLVDEFILLGFTDHLVIKTTLFVLFLLIYIITIVGNISIILVVKTDSHLQTPMYYFLSNLSFLDVCYSSVVTPKMLVDFFAHKKTISFTGCVLQLYFYAALATTECYLLAVMAYDRYMAICSPLLYTVIMSQRVCIPLVVLSYVAGFLNATIQTGVALRIPCCSSNIINHFFCDGPPLNKLSCSNDILKEILLAILIGFNEITTTSVVIISYCCILFTILRMRSVEGMCKAFSTCTSHLIAVTIFYGTLLFMYLRPSSSYSLDQDKVVSLFYSVVIPVLNPLIYSLRNKEVKDALFTLGRKR; this comes from the coding sequence ATGGCTGGTGGAAATTGTACTCTGGTGGATGAGTTCATTCTTTTGGGATTCACAGATCACCTGGTGATAAAGACCACTCTGTTTGTGTTATTTCTACTGATCTACATTATCACCATAGTGGGGAACATTAGTATCATTTTGGTAGTGAAGACTGATTCTCACCTTCAAACTCCCATGTATTACTTCCTCAGCAATTTGTCTTTCTTGGATGTCTGCTACTCCTCAGTTGTCACCCCCAAGATGCTAGTGGATTTCTTTGCGCACAAGAAAACCATCTCATTTACTGGGTGTGTTTTACAACtctatttttatgctgctttagCAACTACAGAATGCTACCTTCTGGCTGTAATGGCTTATGACAGGTACATGGCAATCTGCAGTCCTTTGCTGTATACAGTCATCATGTCCCAGAGAGTTTGTATCCCATTAGTAGTATTGTCATATGTTGCTGGATTTCTCAATGCAACAATACAGACTGGAGTTGCTTTGAGAATACCCTGCTGTAGCTCCAATATCATcaaccatttcttctgtgatggACCCCCACTGAACAAACTTTCTTGCTCTAATGACATCCTCAAGGAAATTCTGCTTGCTATTTTAATTGGATTTAATGAAATCACAACAACATCAGTAGTGATCATCTCTTATTGCTGCATCTTGTTTACCATACTTAGGATGCGTTCAGTGGAAGGCATGTGCAAAGCTTTCTCCACTTGTACTTCCCACCTGATTGCTGTCACCATTTTCTATGGGACCCTCCTCTTTATGTACCTACGGCCAAGCTCCAGCTACTCTCTGGACCAAGACAAGGTCGTGTCTCTCTTTTACAGTGTGGTGATCCCTGTACTTAACCCATTGATATATAGCTTAAGAAATAAGGAAGTCAAAGATG